The Blastococcus sp. HT6-4 genome window below encodes:
- a CDS encoding Yae1 family protein has protein sequence MTRMDYPKRNREARARRYPPTIQGPRPDPTDAYLIGHRDGYEAGQREGFTRGRVQGLEEGIQIGTSAGFDGALTFVTEVAATVRLDGGKELKEAISQMAVKTAKQKYLAEHDVADPQPR, from the coding sequence ATGACCCGGATGGACTACCCCAAGCGCAACCGCGAAGCGCGGGCTCGCCGGTACCCGCCGACAATCCAAGGCCCGCGGCCCGACCCGACCGACGCCTACCTGATCGGGCACCGGGACGGCTACGAGGCCGGCCAACGCGAGGGATTCACCCGCGGGCGCGTCCAGGGACTGGAAGAAGGCATTCAGATCGGCACGTCCGCCGGCTTCGACGGAGCACTGACCTTCGTCACCGAAGTCGCGGCCACGGTGCGCCTGGACGGCGGGAAGGAGCTCAAGGAAGCGATCTCCCAGATGGCGGTGAAGACGGCGAAGCAGAAGTACCTCGCCGAGCACGACGTCGCCGATCCTCAGCCGCGGTGA